The following are encoded together in the Brassica napus cultivar Da-Ae chromosome A9, Da-Ae, whole genome shotgun sequence genome:
- the BNAA09G38090D gene encoding uncharacterized protein BNAA09G38090D, giving the protein MDGLIPMAFKAMMKKRTRRRYECLSTSGGTTKESYVDEDFFPFDEKSNHSVASRPSSSLDHVEMNNVAAQDRHRRGLSVGDFSSMSYHEGRRSRGEGGDIGISPSRRGQLVRNRSHRLFSCVSGK; this is encoded by the coding sequence ATGGATGGTTTGATTCCAATGGCGTTTAAGGCTATGATGAAAAAACGAACTCGGCGGCGTTACGAATGTCTCTCTACCTCCGGTGGCACTACAAAAGAGTCCTACGTTGACGAAGACTTCTTCCCCTTCGACGAAAAATCCAATCACTCCGTCGCATCTCGACCGTCGTCTTCTTTAGATCATGTAGAAATGAACAACGTAGCCGCTCAAGACCGTCACCGCCGTGGATTGTCAGTCGGAGATTTTTCTTCCATGTCTTATCATGAAGGGAGAAGGTCACGTGGCGAAGGCGGAGATATTGGTATTTCTCCGTCGCGGCGAGGACAGCTGGTGAGGAACAGAAGTCATAGGTTGTTTTCTTGTGTCTCAGGTAAATGA